A portion of the Epinephelus moara isolate mb chromosome 4, YSFRI_EMoa_1.0, whole genome shotgun sequence genome contains these proteins:
- the hspa4b gene encoding heat shock 70 kDa protein 4b, whose product MSVVGFDVGFLNCYVAVARAGGIETVANEYSDRSTPACVSFGPRNRSIGAAAKSQVVTNCKNTVQGFKRFHGRAFSDPYVQRLKNSLVYDIAQMPTGTTGIKVTYMEEEKVFSIEQVTAMLLTKLKETAEHALKKPVADCVVSVPCYYTDAERRSVVDAAQIAGLNCLRLMNETTAVALAYGIYKQDLPAPEEKARNVVFVDLGHSGYQTSVCAFNKGKLKVLSTACDPELGGKDFDEVLVRHFCEEFSKKYKLDVKSKPRALVRLYQECEKLKKLMSANSSDLPLNIECFMNDIDVTGKLNRGQFEEMCADIFARVEAPLQSLLEHTKLKKEDVYAVEIVGGASRIPAVKERISKFFGKELSTTLNADEAVARGCALQCAILSPAFKVREFSITDVVPYPISLKWHSAAEEGLSDCEVFPKNHAAPFSKVLTFYRREPFSLEAYYNNSNELPYPDPTIGQFMIQKVVPQASGESSKVKVKVRVNIHGIFSVSSASLVEVQKCDEAEEPMETEQANDKEGENKMQTDQDEQQNQGDGQKETEEKTPRENEEMETSTEEGKGEKKSDQPPQAKKPKVKTKVLELPIENSPQWQLADDMLNLFVENEGKMIMQDKLEKERNDAKNYVEEYVYDMRDKLHGMLEKFVSESDRDALSLKLEDTENWLYEDGEDQPKQVYIDKLAELKKLGQPIQERYTEAEERPKAFEEMGKQIQQYMKFVEAFKMKEEQYDHLDEADVNKVDKLTSEVMMWMNSAMNQQSKQSLTVDPSVKVKDIQVKTRELFSACNPIVTKPKPKVELPKEDTPAEQNGPVNGQEKPQEETADKGTTDNTGNPTSETTENKPEMDLD is encoded by the exons ATGTCAGTCGTCGGATTTGACGTCGGGTTCTTGAACTGCTATGTAGCGGTAGCCAGAGCCGGGGGGATTGAAACTGTCGCCAATGAATACAGCGACCGAAGTACACC agCATGTGTTTCCTTTGGCCCTCGGAATCGATCGATCGGTGCTGCTGCTAAAAGCCAG GTCGTCACAAACTGCAAGAACACAGTCCAAGGGTTCAAGAGATTTCATGGCAGGGCGTTTTCGGATCCATATGTGCAACGCCTCAAAAACAGTTTGGTCTATGATATTGCACAAATGCCCACAGGAACAACTGGCATCAAG GTGACGTACATGGAGGAAGAGAAGGTGTTCAGCATCGAACAGGTCACTGCAATGCTGCTGACCAAGCTGAAGGAGACTGCGGAGCACGCACTCAAGAAGCCTGTGGCAGACTGTGTTGTGTCT GTTCCCTGTTACTACACTGATGCTGAGAGGAGATCAGTAGTAGATGCTGCTCAGATTGCTGGTCTCAACTGTCTGAGGCTCATGAATGAGACGACTGCAG TTGCATTGGCGTATGGGATCTATAAACAGGATCTCCCTGCTCCTGAGGAAAAGGCCAGGAATGTGGTGTTTGTGGACCTGGGCCATTCTGGATACCAGACATCCGTGTGTGCCTTTAATAAGGGCAAACTCAAG GTTCTTTCTACAGCTTGTGACCCAGAGTTGGGAGGAAAGGACTTTGATGAGGTACTGGTGAGGCACTTCTGTGAGGAATTTTCCAAGAAGTACAAGCTTGATGTCAAGTCAAAGCCGAGGGCTCTGGTCAGGCTCTACCAGGAGTGTGAAAAACTGAAGAAACTGATGAGCGCCAACTCCTCTGACCTGCCACTTAACATCGAGTGCTTCATGAATGACATTGACGTCACTGGAAAACTGAACAG GGGTCAGTTTGAAGAGATGTGTGCTGATATTTTTGCCCGAGTTGAGGCTCCGCTGCAGAGTCTGCTGGAACACACCA AACTGAAAAAGGAAgatgtctatgcagtagagATCGTCGGGGGAGCCTCCAGAATCCCAGCCGTCAAAGAGAGAATCAGCAAATTCTTTGGGAAGGAACTGAGCACCACACTGAATGCTGACGAAGCTGTGGCCAGAGGATGTGCCCTGCAG TGTGCAATACTGTCACCTGCCTTCAAAGTGCGTGAATTCTCCATCACAGATGTTGTTCCCTATCCCATCTCCTTGAAGTGGCATTCTGCTGCAGAGGAAGgtctgag TGATTGCGAGGTATTTCCTAAGAACCACGCAGCACCTTTCTCCAAAGTGCTGACCTTCTACCGGAGAGAGCCTTTTTCTTTGGAGGCCTACTACAATAACTCTAATGAGCTGCCCTACCCCGATCCCACCATCG GTCAGTTCATGATCCAGAAGGTTGTCCCACAGGCGTCTGGAGAGAGCTCCAAGGTGAAAGTCAAAGTGCGGGTGAACATCCACGGTATCTTCAGTGTGTCCAGCGCCTCCCTGGTTGAAGTGCAGAAGTGTGATGAGGCAGAGGAACCAATGGAGACGGAACAGGCCAATGACAAAGAGGGAGAG AACAAGATGCAGACTGATCAGGATGAGCAGCAGAATCAGGGAGACGGTCAGAAAGAAACAGAAGAGAAGACGCCCCGTGAGAATGAGGAGATGGAG ACAAGCACGGAGGAGGGCAAAGGCGAGAAGAAGTCTGACCAGCCCCCACAAGCCAAAAAGCCCAAAGTCAAAACAAAAGTGCTGGAGCTTCCAATTGAAAACAGTCCACAGTGGCAGCTAGCGGATGACATGCTCAATCTTTTTGTAGAAAATGAG GGTAAGATGATCATGCAGGACAagctggagaaggagaggaatgaCGCGAAGAATTATGTGGAGGAGTACGTGTACGACATGAGGGACAAACTACATGGGATGCTGGAGAAGTTTGTCAGTGAATCT gACAGAGATGCCCTTTCTTTAAAACTGGAGGATACTGAAAACTGGCTGTATGAAGATGGTGAGGACCAACCCAAACAGGTGTACATTGACAAACTGGCAGAGTTAAAG AAACTTGGTCAGCCCATTCAGGAGAGGTatacagaggcagaggagaggcCTAAAGCATTTGAGGAGATGGGAAAACAAATCCAGCAGTACATGAAATTCGTGGAAGCGTTCAAAATGAAG GAGGAGCAGTACGACCATTTAGATGAGGCAGATGTCAACAAAGTGGACAAACTGACCAGTGAGGTAATGATGTGGATGAACAGCGCCATGAACCAGCAAAGCAAACAGAGCTTGACGGTGGATCCCTCTGTCAAAGTAAAAGACATTCAAGTAAAAACAAGG GAGTTGTTCTCAGCTTGTAACCCTATTGTGACCAAGCCCAAGCCCAAGGTGGAGCTTCCCAAGGAGGACACACCTGCAGAGCAGAACGGGCCTGTCAACGGACAAGAGAAACCCCAGGAAGAAACTGCAGACAAAGGAACGACCGACAACACAGGCAACCCCACCTCAGAAACCACAGAAAACAAGCCTGAAATGGACCTTGATTAA
- the gnpda1 gene encoding glucosamine-6-phosphate isomerase 1 encodes MKLIILNDYDQASEWAAKYIRNKILLFKPGPDRYFTLGLPTGSTPLGCYKKLIEYYKNGQISFQYVKTFNMDEYVGLPRDHPESYHSFMWNNFFKHIDIKSENTHILDGNAADLQAECEAFEEKITAAGGIELFVGGIGPDGHIAFNEPGSSLVSRTRVKTLAKDTIMANARFFDGDLSKVPTMALTVGVGTVMDAKEVMILITGAHKAFALYKAIEDGVNHMWTVSAFQQHPQTVFVCDEDATLELRVKTVKYFKGMMHVHNKLVEPPSSLPKKN; translated from the exons ATGAAGCTGATCATCCTCAATGACTACGACCAGGCAAGCGAGTGGGCTGCAAAGTACATTAGAAACAAGATTTTACTGTTCAAGCCTGGCCCGGACAGATATTTCACCCTGGGGCTTCCCACAG GAAGCACCCCCCTGGGCTGTTACAAGAAACTGATTGAGTACTACAAGAACGGACAAATCTCATTCCAGTATGTAAAAACTTTCAACATGGATGAATATGTAG GGCTGCCCAGAGATCACCCTGAGAGCTACCACTCCTTCATGTGGAATAACTTCTTCAAGCACATAGACATAAAATCAGAGAACACCCACATCCTAGATGGCAACGCTGCTGACCTGCAAGCTGAGTGTGAAGCCTTTGAGGAGAAGATAACAGCTGCTGGGGGAATCGAGCTCTTTGTCGGAG GTATCGGACCAGATGGCCACATTGCCTTCAATGAGCCTGGCTCAAGCCTGGTTTCCAGGACTAGGGTAAAGACCCTGGCAAAGGACACTATCATGGCTAATGCCCGATTCTTTGATGGGGATCTCTCAAAGGTGCCCACCATGGCACTGACTGTGGGAGTGGGCACTGTCATGGATGCAAAAGAG GTCATGATTCTCATCACTGGAGCACACAAGGCATTTGCTTTATACAAAGCTATAGAAGACGGTGTGAATCACATGTGGACAGTGTCTGCGTTCCAGCAGCACCCACAGACTGTTTTTGTATGTGACGAAGACGCCACCCTGGAACTGCGGGTCAAAACTGTAAAGTACTTCAAAG GGATGATGCATGTGCACAACAAGCTGGTGGAGCCACCTTCCTCATTGCCAAAGAAGAACTGA